The DNA region GGTAGAAGTGGTCGAGCAGCGCGCCCGTCAGTTCGTCGTCGCCGGAGTCCATCGCACGGTAGAAGGCGAGCGCGATGTCGGGCGCGAAGGCGAAGACTGCGGAGGAGTAGAGCGTGACGCCGATGCCCCGGTAGGCCGGGCCGGTGAGTTCGGCGGTGGGCAGTCCGTTGAAGTACAGGAAGTCCCGGCCCGGCAGTTCGGTGCGGACGGCGCTGACGATGCGCTGCATCAGGTCGAGGTCGCCGTAACCGTCCTTGAGGCCGATGATGCCGGGCGTGCCGGCCAGTGCGACGACGGTGCCGGGGGTGAAGACGGCGTTGTCGCGCTGGTAGACGATCGTCTCCAGGGAGGTGGCCGCGGCGAGCGCGGTGTAGTGGCCCAGCAGCCCTTCCTGGTCGGCGACGACGAGATACGGGGGCATGGCGAGGAGCCCGTCCGCGCCCGCCTCCTCGGCGAGCTTCGCGTACTGGACCGCGAGCGCCGTGCCGTATCCGGCCCCCGCGACGACGGGCACCTCTCCGGCGGTCTCCTCGACGGCCGCGGCGACGACACGGCGGAACTCCTGAGGCGTGAGCGCGTGGAACTCACCGGTGCCGCAGCAGGCGAAGACCGCCGCCGCACCGGCGTCGATGCCGGTCCGCACATGCGCGCGGAAGGCGTCGAGATCGACGGCGCCGTCCGGTCCGTACGCGGTGACGGGGAAGAAGAGCGGCCCGGCGACACGGCCGAGTCGGGCGGCAAGAGGGGCTGAGGTCACTGGCGCTCCCTGAGCGGATTCAGGCGTGCACAATTCTGATCGGTGTCCATATTTATGAACGCCCACACGCTAAGGCAGCCGCCGGGCGCAGGTCAAGGAGGGGAATGCCCGAGGTGACCGACCCCGAGGACGGACTTACTGCCTCCGCGTGAGCGGCGCCCAGCCCCTGCCCCCACACTTGACTCCGTACGCCAGGACTTCTTAGCTTGTCCATGCATATGAATGCCGTCCATGGATTTGAGGTCCCGCGGGCAGGTTCAACAGGTGCCGCAGGGGCCGTGCCGCGCGCCCGGACCACGCGTGCGCACCTACGTACCGAGGAGATCCGCGTATGCCCGCTCCCCGCACCGTCCTGCTCACCGGCGCCGCAGGCGGCCTCGGCACCCTGATGCGCGGGCTCCTGCCCGCGTACGGCTACGGGCTCCGCCTCCTCGACGTCGTCCCCGTCGAGGGCGAGCCGGACGCGATCGCCGCCGACCTCGGCGACAAGGAGGCGCTGCGCGAGGCGGTGCGGGGTGTCGACGCGATCATCCACCTCGCGGGCATCTCCCTGGAAGCCTCCTTCGACAAGATCCTCAGGGCGAACATCGAGGGCACGTACAACCTCTACGAGGCCGCGCGCGAGGAGGGCGTGCGGCGCATCGTGTTCGCCTCCTCCAACCATGTCCTCGGCTACACCCCCCGCCCGCTGCCCGGCGACCCGCTGATCCCGGTCGGCGCCCCGCGCCGCCCCGACACCTTCTACGGCCTGTCCAAGTCGTTCGGGGAGGACCTCGCCCAGCTGTACTGGGACCGGCACGGCATGGAGACCGTCTCGGTGCGCATCGGCTCCTGTTTCCCCGAGCCGACATCGGTACGGATGCTCTCGGTCTGGATGAGCCCCGAGGACGGCGCCCGGCTCTTCCACGCCGCGCTCAGCGCCGAGGACGTGCGGCACACCGTCGTGCACGGCTCGTCCGACAACACCCGGCTGTGGTGGGACCTGACGACGGCCCGCTCACTGGGATACGAGCCGAAGGACGACTCCGAGCCGTACGCGGCCCGGCTCATCGCCGAACAGGGCGAACTGGACCCGGACAACCCCGACCACGCCCACCTCGGCGGTCACTTCTGCACCAATCCGCCGATCTGGCCGCGCTGACCACGGCTCGGGCCCGGGGAAATCCGCGCGACAGAGCGCCCGTGCCACGGGCAGGATGCGGAGCCATGCCGAGACCTTCCGGATTCCTGTACGAGCAGCACGGCGACGCGAGCGTGACCATCACCCACCACGGCCGTCCCGCGGGCCCCCTGCGCGGCGGCCGGGCGGAGAAGTTCCTGGCCGAGGTGGGGTCGGGGGACGAGCAACTGGTGATGGCCCGCTGGACGGGGGCGTACAAGCACGGCAACGAGCGCACCGCCCGCAACCACCCCCGCAACCGCTGACGGGGCGTACGGGCCGGCGCCCACCCGTACGGACGAAGGTCCGCGAAGGTCCGCGAAGGTCCGCGAAGGTAAGGGAACGGCAAAGCGAAGTCGTTCGTTACCCCGAGCATGACCGCTATGACCCCCGGCTCGAACATCCCTCTCTCCGCCGCCCGCGTGGCAGTGGACGTCTCCGCACCGGTGCGGCTCGACGTTTCGGGCCTGCTGCTCACCGTCGACGGCAAGGTGCGCTCCGACGACGACTTCATCTTCTACAACCAGCCCAACGGCCCCGGTGTGACCTACCGCTCCGGCGGCGGCACCGCGCCGGACGCGATCGTGGTGGACACCGCCGCGGTCCCGCCCGGCATCGAGAAGATCGTCGTCACGGCGAGCCCGGATGCGGCGGGCCAGACCTTCCAGGGCATCGAGCCCACCGCGACCGTGCGCAACGCCGACGACGGCAGCGTGCTCGCCACGTTCACCCCGCCCCGGCTGGGTGCCGAGACGGCACTCGTGGTCATCGAGGTCTATCTCCGCAACGGCGCCTGGAAGGCCCGTGCGGTCGGCCAGGGCTACGCGAACGGGCTGGCCGGTATCGCCACGGACTTCGGCGTCTCGGTCGAGGAGGAGCCCGCCGCCACGCCCGCCCCCGCGCCCGTGGCGCCCCCGGTGCCCGCCGCCGCCCCGGTGGACCCCCGGATCGCCGCGCCCCCGGCCCCCGCCGCCCCGCCGGCTCCGCCCGCTGCCGCGCCCGCGCCCGCGCCCGCGCCCGCCACTGGCAAGATCAACCTCGACAAGGGCCGGGTCAGCCTCCAGAAGAACCAGACGGTCTCCCTGGTCAAGGGCGGCCGGCCGCTGCTCTCCCAGGTCAAGATGGGCCTCGGCTGGGAACCCGCGTTCCGGGGCAAGGACATCGACCTCGATGCCTCCGTGATCGCCTACGGCCCCAACCGGAACCACCTGGACAGCTGCTACTTCGGCAAGCTCTCCATCCTGAACGGCGCGATCAAGCACTCCGGCGACAACCTCACGGGCGAGGGCGCGGGTGACGACGAGGTGATCGTCGTGGACCTGGGCCGGATCCCGGCGGAGGCGACCGGTCTGGTCTTCACGGTCAACTCGTTCACCGGTCAGAAGTTCACCGAGGTCGCCAAGGCCTACTGCCGGCTGATCGACGCGACCACCGGCGAGGAGCTGGTCCGCTTCGACCTGACCGGCGCCGAGCCGCAGACCGGCGTGATGATGGCCAAGCTGATCAAGCAGTTCTCCGGCGAGTGGGAGATGACGGGCATGGGCGAATTCGTGAAGTCGCGCACCGTCCGCGGCATGGTGAAGCCCGCCGCCCAGGCGCTGTAACGCCGCAGCGGGCTCCCGATACGGCTTCAGGGGTACCTGCGGGTGCAGGTACCCCTGAAACGGGAGAGCGTGACGGGGACGCGACGCGGACGCCGCGCGTGCTCGCCGCTTCTCTCAGAGCTTGGTCAGCTTGGAGTAGGGGCTCAGGATCCTCCCCTGTCGCCCCGAGAAGTCGATGAGCACTGCGTCGTTGTCGCCCTCGACGGCGAGGACGCGGCCGAGTCCGAACTGATCGTGCGACACCCTGTCGCCCACATCGAACAATTCGACCGGTGGGGCCGCCTGGGCCGGGCGGTTGAAGGGACTGGAAGGCAGGTGGCGCCGGGAGCCGGCTGACTGTTTCATTACCTTGAGTATGCGCCCTGGGAACGCCCGACGCCATGCCCGTTCACCGCCAGGGGCGCACTGATACCGGATTCGTGATCAGCGGATCCAGGGCCAGTCCGCGTCCCGGCCCGCTTCCAGCAGCGGCACCATGCGGAACGCGGCGTCCGAAAGACCCCCGAAGGTGTGGCGCATCCCGTCTCCCGACGGGGCGTGTCCGACCCGGTATCCGGCCAGGTTCCAGGTGTAGACGGGCACGGTGGCGGGCACCGCCGCGGTGGCGTCTGCGGCGTACGAGAACGACGCCTGCTCGTCGGTGACGATCAGCACCCGGTCATGGCCCCGGTAGTGCCGGCGCACCGCCTCCGCGGTGTTGGTGCCGCCGAGGTCGCCGAAACGCTCCAGGACCTTCAGCACGGACTCGCTCCGGCGATATGTCACCGGCGCGCTGTTCGTACCGAACTGCACCAGATCGGCATCGGCCGCCCGGAGCGCCAGCGCCGTGCCGAAGATCGCGGCGGCGTCCGCCCGGTTGAGCTGCGAGCGGTCCGAGAGCGGCGACCACATCGAGCCCGAGCGGTCGACCAGGACCAGCGTCCGCCCCGGCAGTCCGGGCACATTGCCCAGCGAGTGGCCGAGCGCCTTCTCCAGCGGGTGGGCCCAGCGCAGCGAGGGCGCGTGCTGATAGGCGGCGAGGTAGCGGAACGGGAACTGCTGGGACGCGGCGACCGCGGCCGGGTCGCTGATCTTCGCGGCGACCCGCGCGGCGACCTCGTCCGAGACGCCCGCCTCGTCGAAGTTGCGCAGATTGCGCACCAGGGCCATCGCGCCCATCGACGGAATCACCGCTTCCCAGGCCGCGGCGTCCATCGGCCCCTGCAGCCAGCCCGCCAGGGCCTCCCAGGTCATGCCCGCGGCGGCCAGCCGGTCCGCCCCGTCGGCGCTCTCGACCACGGCCCGCCGCTCCCCGGCCGGCAGCTCCATCAGCGCGCGGTGGGCGGCCAGGGTGCGGTCGGAGACCGGCACCACGGCCGTCTCCGGGTGGTGGCGGCGGTCGAGGGCGTACCGGAACAGCTCGCCCTGCCACGGCTTCTGCGGGTCGGGCGAGGCGTGCACCAGGTTCAGGATGTCGCCGAAGCGGTAGCCCTTGGACGCGGTGTCGTACTTCAGCAGCGACTTGCCGCTGTAGAGGCGGCGCACGGCATCGGCGATGCCGCGCTTGACCGGCTTGGGCACTGCGCGGCCGTAGCGCGAGGTCCAGTACCCGAGGAGTTCACCGGGCTCGTCGGCGCGCAGCAGGACGGAGTCGACGACCTGGCGGTTGGACGGTCCGTCCTCGGCGTCCGCGTCCAGTCGCGCCTTCACGTACTCGGCGGCGCCGACGATCGAGGCGGTGCGCATCCGGCCGTCGCGGCGCAGCCAGTGGAGCAGGCCGGCGGTCCACTCGGGGTCACCGACGGCGAGTACCCGCACGAGTTCGCTGAATCGGTCGTCGCGCTGCTCGCCGTCCTCGTAAAAGGTCTGCTGCGAAACGAAATTGGCGACTGCGAGCAGAAAGAGCTCGGAGCGATTGTCGCGCAGATATCCTCGGCCGCCCTGATGGGTCGGCGCGGTGCGCCCGGTCGACTTCACGGGCGAGGTGGCACGGGGCCTGGTGGTGCGGGTGTTGAAGCGTGCCATGCGAATTCCCCCGAATTCCTTGGGAGAAGGCACAGCCGGAAGGGGTGCCCGAGATCAGGAGTCGGCGACGGGCTTACTGATGCTCTACCCATTTGAGCTACCGGCCGTGGCCGGACGGGACTCGAACCCGCAACCCTCAGTTCAAAGGAAGTATCCGTCGCCTGCGCACCGGGCACCCCCCGGTGTCTGTGCCTCCCGAGATCAGAGTCGGCGGCGGCAGTTTCTTGACAGGAAGTAGCCGCAGCCTGCGCACCGGGAGGTGCAATGCAGTCATTGCTGATGAAATTGTGGTGCCCAGAGATCAGGGTCGGCGGAACCGACAAAGGTGCTCTACCGACTGAGCTACACCGGACCGAAATCCGGCGGCGGGACTCGAACCCGCGACATCCCCATTAAGAGTGGAAGTAGGTCCTGCCTGCGCACCTGGGCACGGACAGGACTCTAGAGGGATGTCCGGGCGGCGCGCGAGGGAATTACGCGCGCCGGGCGACAGGACGTCAGTGGCGGTTCGGCTGACGCTTCCACGGACCGGTGATGGCGAGCATGATGCCCGGCGTCTGGATGTTGGCGTACAGCGTCCGGCCGTCGGGCGAGAACGTGACACCGGTGAACTCGCTGTACTCCGGCTCCTCCTCGCTGCCGATGTTCAGCTCATTGCGCGCGATGGGGTAGGTGCGGCCGCTCTCGGTCGCGCCGAAGAGGTGCTGGATGCCGTCGCCGTCCTCGGAGATGACCAGGCCGCCGTACGGCGAGACGGTGATGTTGTCCGGGCCGTCGAAGGCGCCGTCCTTCGACGGGTCGGCGTTCACGCCGAGGAGCACCTTCAGCGTCAGCGTGCGGCGCTTGGGGTCGTAGAACCAGACCTGGCCGTCGTGCTGGACGGGGCTCTCGGAGCGGGCGAACGAGGAGACGATGTAGGCGCCGCCGTCGCCCCACCACATGCCTTCGAGCTTGCGGGCGCGGGTGACCTCGCCGTCGGCGAACTGCTTGCGCACCGAGACGGACTTGGCGTCACGGTCGGGTACGTCGACCCAGTCCACGCCGTACACCGTGCCGGTCTTCGTGGCGCGGGACAGGTCGTCGACGAACTTGCCGTTGCTGTCGAAGCACTTGGTGGCCTGGAGGACACCGGCGTCGTCGGCGAGCGTGCGCAGCCGGCCGCGGCCGTGCCGGAAGCCGTGCGGCGGAACCCAGCGGTAGAGCAGTCCGTTGGGGCCCGAGGCGTCCTCGGTCAGGTAGGCGTGGCCGCGCTTGGGGTCGATGACGACGGCCTCGTGGGCGTACCGGCCGAACGCCTTGATCGGGTGCGGGTCGCGGTTGGCGTTCCGGTCGTACGGGTCGACCTCGAAGACGTAGCCGTGGTCCTTGAGCAGGCCGTTCTTGCCGGCCTTGTCCTCGGTCTCCTCGCAGGTGAGCCAGGTGCCCCACGAGGTGGCGCCACCGGCGCAGTTGGTGGACGTGCCGGCGATGCCGACCCACTCGGCGGTACGGCCGTCGCGGCGGGTCTCCACGACGGTGCAGCCGCCGGCCGCGACCGGGTCGTAGACGAGGCCCTCGGTGAGCGGAACCGGGTGCTCCCAGCCGGCCCTGGTGCCGCTGAGCTCGTGGTTGTTGACGAGCAGGGTGACGCCGCGCGCGCCCTCGAAGGTGGCCGTGCCGTCGTGGTTGGAGGGGGTGTACTCGCCGGACTCCAGCTTGGTGACACCGCTGTGGGTGATGACCCGGTACGAGAAGCCGGCGGGGAGCGCGAGTATGCCCTCGGGGTCGGCGATCAGCGGCCCGTAGCCGGGCTCGCGGTTGTGCCCGTGACCGTGGTCGTGGTCGTCATGGTCGTGGCCGTGCTTCGGGTCCCCGGCTGCCAGAGCGCCCGGCGCGGTGGCCAGCGCCGCGACGGTTCCGGTCAGTGCGATGCCGGCACCGGTGAGGGCGGACGTTCTGGTGAATTCCCTGCGTGTGAAGGGCATCACGTACTCCTGGGGCAACTGGGCGGGTTGTTGGCGCGCCCACAGTCGCGCCCCTGAGCCAACATCAGTTGAACTGCGGGCGACGTCGGGGAGCATCCTTCCTGTGCAGTTGGCCGGAAGGAATGTCCCGAAGTCTCCGTCGGCCGCGGACCGCCCGTTCGCGCCGCCCGCGGCATACCGTGCCGGAGGGTCAGGCCCCCTTGCGCGACCGGGCCTTGAACGCCGCCTTGCGGGCCTCCTTGGCCTTCTTCTTGTCGCTGTGCAGCCGCCCCATCGCTTCGAGGACGTCCGCGGTCGCCGGGTGCACCACCCGCCATGCCTCGTCGAAGAAGCCGCTGTGCTGGCCCGACAGGCCCTCGACCAGGTCCTGGAGCTCGTCCAGATCGCCGTCGGTCTCCAGCTGGGCCGCGATCGTGTCGATGGCCAGCCAGAAGATCATCGACTCCGGCGGTGCGGGTACGCCGGCCGCGCCCAGCTCGGCGAGCCAGACCCGGGCGAGGCCGCCCAGCTCGGGGTCGTCCAGCACCGCGCGCACCGCGGGCTCCGCCTCCGCGCCGACCAGGGCGAGCGCCTGCTGGCAGTGGAGCCTGCGCAGCGGCGCCTGCCGGTCCGTTCCGCGCGCCGCCGCCAGGAGTTCGGCTGCCGCGCCGTCCGCGCCACCGCGCCGGGCGAGCCACAGCTCGACCTCGCTGCGGGCCGCCGCCTCGGGGTAGTACGCGATGCCGCCGAGCAGTACGTCGGCGCCCTTGTCCGCGAAGTCGCCGATCGCCGGGGCCTCCACCCCGGCCTCCAGCATCCGGGTCCGCAGGCCGTACAGGCCGAGGGGGGTCAGCTTCACCATGCCGTACCGGGTGACGTCCTCGTCGTCGGCCGGCGGGGTGGCGTCCTCGCCCTCCTCGACCAGCAACGCCTCGTCCACCGGGCGGTATTCGACGATCCCGATGGGTTCGAGGACCCGGAACTGGTCGTCGAGGCGCATCATCGCCTCGGACACCTGCTCAAGGATGTCGTCGGTGGGTTCGCCCATGTCGTCGGGCACGATCACCGACGCGGCGAGGGCGGGCAGCGGTACGGCGGCCGGGTCCGCGCCACCGTGGCCGTCGCCGACGGTGAGCAGATACAGATTGCCGAGGACCCCGTCGAGGAATTCCGCCTCGACCTCCGGGTCCCAGTCCAGGGACTCGAAGTCGATCGAGCCGTCCTCGCCGACGAGATCGGCGAGGTCGTCGAAGACGGGGGCGGTGGCGTCCGCGTGGACGGCCTCCAGGCCGTCGAGCCAGATCGTCAGGACGTCCTTCGGTGAACCGCCGGTGATCAGCGCCAGGTGCTCACCGGCGGTCGCGGTCCCTTCCGCGTCCGGCCCGGCGTCCTCGTCGGGGTCCTCGACATCGACGATCCCCGTGTCGACCGCGAGCCGCCACGCCTCGCTCGCCTCCGCCGCACCGTCCTCGTCGGCCGCCAGGCCGAGGTGCTCGGCCGCCGCGGGCAGTTGTGCGTCGACGAGCTCACCCCCGGCGCCGACCCGGGTTTCGGGGCCCGCCCAGCGGGCGAGCCGGACGGCGCGGGCGAGCAGCGGCGCGGCGAGCGCGTCCCGTGCCAGCTCGGCCTCGGTGTGCAGCCGTACGGGCGGCAGGGTGGGGCGCTCTGCGGACATCAGGTGGTTCTCCTCGGGGCGTACGGGGCGTACGGAGCGGGCGGCCCAAGCGTAGACGCATTTCGCCCCATGCCGCCCGGTTCATGCAACGGACAACAGCAGTCCACCCGACAGACCTTGACAACCCCCTTGCGCACACAAGAGATTGACGCGCGTAGACCTCCACTCTGACCCTCGATACCCCCGGAGCCCGTGATGCCTGCCGCATCGTCCAGAACGACCGCCGTCTCCGCCGTAGTCACCGCCGCCCTCGCCGCCGGTCTGCTCACCGGCGCCGCGACCACCTCCGCGTCCGCCTCCACCGCCCAGCCCGTGGACGGCCAGGTCCGGATCCACGACATCCAGGGCTCCACCCGGATATCCCCGCTCGCCGGTCAGCAGGTCGGCGACGTGGCGGGCATCGTCACCGGAGTGCGGACGTACGGCTCGAAGGGCTTCTGGTTCCAGGACCCGAACCCCGACGCCGACACCGCCACCAGCGAGGGCATCTTCGTCTACACCGGCGCCGCGCCCACCGTCGCGGTCGGTGACGCGGTCACCGTCTCCGGCACGGTCACCGAGTACGTCCCGGGCGGCCTCGACTCCGGCAACCAGTCGCTCACCCAGATCAGCAAGCCCACCGTCGCCGTGGTGTCCTCCGGCAACGCCCTGCCCGAGCCGGTGCGGGTCTCGGAGCGCTCGGTCCCCTCCCGGTACGCCCCTGAGGGTGACCCCGCGGCGGGCGGCTCCGTCAACGCGCTGACCCTGCGGCCGTCCCGCTACGCCCTCGACTACTACGAGTCGATCGAAGGGATGAACATCAGCGTCGGCACCTCGCGGGTGGTCGGCGCCACCGACGCGCACGCCGAGCTGTGGGTGACGGTGAAGCCGCGCGAGAACGACGCCCGCCGCGGCGGCACCGTCTACGGCTCGTACCGCTCCCAGAACACCGGACGGCTGCAGATCCAGTCGCTGGTGCCGCTCGCCCAGCAGCCCTTCCCGAAGGCGGACGTGGGCGATGTGCTGTCCGGTACGACCGAGGGCCCGCTCGACTTCAACCAGTACGGCGGCTACACGCTGACCGCACGCACCATGGGCACGGTCACCGCCAAGGGCCTGCGGCGGGAGACCACCCGCAAGCAGCGCGGCGGCGAGCTGGCCGTGGCGACGTACAACGTCGAGAACCTCGACCCGAGCGACCCGCAGGAGAAGTTCGACGCGCTCGCCGCCGCGGTCGTCGACAACCTCGCCTCGCCCGACATCCTGGCGCTGGAGGAGATCCAGGACAACAACGGCGCGAAGAGCGACGGCACGGTCGCCGCCGACCTGACGGTGAAGAAGTTCACCGACGCGATCGTGGCAGCGGGCGGTCCGGCGTACGAGTGGCGCTCCATCGACCCGCAGGACAAGAAGGACGGCGGCGAGCCCGGCGGCAACATCCGTCAGGTGTTCCTCTTCAACCCGGAGCGGGTCTCGTTCACCGAGCGGGCCGGCGGCGACGCGACGACGGCGACCGATGTCGTACGGGAGGGGGGCCGCGCCGCCCTGACCTTCTCCCCCGGCCGGATCGACCCGGCGAACACGGCCTGGGAGAAAAGCCGCAAGCCGCTCGTCGGGGAGTTCAGCTTCCGGGGCCGTACGGTCTTCGTCGTCGCCAACCACTTCGCGTCCAAGGGCGGCGACGAGTCCATCTTCTCGGAGCACCAGCCGCCGACCCGTTCCTCGGAGGTCCAGCGGCACGCGCAGGGCGAGGCGGTCAACACCTTCGTCAAGAAGCTGCTGAGCGTCCAGAAGAACGCGGACGTCCTGGTCGTCGGTGACATCAACGACTTCGAGTTCTCCGGCACGGCCGAGGCACTGACGGCCGGGGGCGCGCTGTACCCGGCGATCAAGTCCCTGCCGCGCTCGGAGCGTTACAGCTACGTCTACCAGGGCAACAGCCAGGTCCTCGACCAGATCCTGACCAGCCCGTCGATCGACGACTTCCACTACGACAGCGTGCACATCAACGCCGAGTTCGCCGACCAGAACAGCGACCACGACCCGCAGGTGCTCCGCTTCCGCCCGTAGCGGCGTCCCTACGCGCCCGCGCTCGGCCGGATGCTGAGCGCGGGCGTGTACCGGTGCACTCCACCGCCGGTCACCCCCGGGTACGACTGCACCCGTTCCCACTGCGGCGTGCTCGACCCGATCCCGGCACCGGGGGCGGCCAGTGCGTCGATGTGGGCCCCGGCGCTCTCCCATTCGGCGTAGTTGAGCACCCGCGTCCCGTCGGTGCTCACATGGAAGTGCCCGGAGATGCCGCCGGGGGCGGGCGCCGGGTCTGTCCCCAGCGCCTCGAACACGGTGTCCACCCAGTCCCGTTGCCGCGCCCTGTCCGGGCCCTCGAACTCGACATCG from Streptomyces sp. NBC_01591 includes:
- a CDS encoding 5-dehydro-4-deoxyglucarate dehydratase, producing the protein MTSAPLAARLGRVAGPLFFPVTAYGPDGAVDLDAFRAHVRTGIDAGAAAVFACCGTGEFHALTPQEFRRVVAAAVEETAGEVPVVAGAGYGTALAVQYAKLAEEAGADGLLAMPPYLVVADQEGLLGHYTALAAATSLETIVYQRDNAVFTPGTVVALAGTPGIIGLKDGYGDLDLMQRIVSAVRTELPGRDFLYFNGLPTAELTGPAYRGIGVTLYSSAVFAFAPDIALAFYRAMDSGDDELTGALLDHFYRPLVELRAKGRGYAVSLVKAGVRLGGLDVGEVRTPLTEPPAAHIEELAAIVARGRALLEKHGQERRG
- a CDS encoding NAD-dependent epimerase/dehydratase family protein produces the protein MPAPRTVLLTGAAGGLGTLMRGLLPAYGYGLRLLDVVPVEGEPDAIAADLGDKEALREAVRGVDAIIHLAGISLEASFDKILRANIEGTYNLYEAAREEGVRRIVFASSNHVLGYTPRPLPGDPLIPVGAPRRPDTFYGLSKSFGEDLAQLYWDRHGMETVSVRIGSCFPEPTSVRMLSVWMSPEDGARLFHAALSAEDVRHTVVHGSSDNTRLWWDLTTARSLGYEPKDDSEPYAARLIAEQGELDPDNPDHAHLGGHFCTNPPIWPR
- a CDS encoding TerD family protein, translating into MTAMTPGSNIPLSAARVAVDVSAPVRLDVSGLLLTVDGKVRSDDDFIFYNQPNGPGVTYRSGGGTAPDAIVVDTAAVPPGIEKIVVTASPDAAGQTFQGIEPTATVRNADDGSVLATFTPPRLGAETALVVIEVYLRNGAWKARAVGQGYANGLAGIATDFGVSVEEEPAATPAPAPVAPPVPAAAPVDPRIAAPPAPAAPPAPPAAAPAPAPAPATGKINLDKGRVSLQKNQTVSLVKGGRPLLSQVKMGLGWEPAFRGKDIDLDASVIAYGPNRNHLDSCYFGKLSILNGAIKHSGDNLTGEGAGDDEVIVVDLGRIPAEATGLVFTVNSFTGQKFTEVAKAYCRLIDATTGEELVRFDLTGAEPQTGVMMAKLIKQFSGEWEMTGMGEFVKSRTVRGMVKPAAQAL
- a CDS encoding TROVE domain-containing protein, translated to MARFNTRTTRPRATSPVKSTGRTAPTHQGGRGYLRDNRSELFLLAVANFVSQQTFYEDGEQRDDRFSELVRVLAVGDPEWTAGLLHWLRRDGRMRTASIVGAAEYVKARLDADAEDGPSNRQVVDSVLLRADEPGELLGYWTSRYGRAVPKPVKRGIADAVRRLYSGKSLLKYDTASKGYRFGDILNLVHASPDPQKPWQGELFRYALDRRHHPETAVVPVSDRTLAAHRALMELPAGERRAVVESADGADRLAAAGMTWEALAGWLQGPMDAAAWEAVIPSMGAMALVRNLRNFDEAGVSDEVAARVAAKISDPAAVAASQQFPFRYLAAYQHAPSLRWAHPLEKALGHSLGNVPGLPGRTLVLVDRSGSMWSPLSDRSQLNRADAAAIFGTALALRAADADLVQFGTNSAPVTYRRSESVLKVLERFGDLGGTNTAEAVRRHYRGHDRVLIVTDEQASFSYAADATAAVPATVPVYTWNLAGYRVGHAPSGDGMRHTFGGLSDAAFRMVPLLEAGRDADWPWIR
- a CDS encoding alkaline phosphatase PhoX, encoding MPFTRREFTRTSALTGAGIALTGTVAALATAPGALAAGDPKHGHDHDDHDHGHGHNREPGYGPLIADPEGILALPAGFSYRVITHSGVTKLESGEYTPSNHDGTATFEGARGVTLLVNNHELSGTRAGWEHPVPLTEGLVYDPVAAGGCTVVETRRDGRTAEWVGIAGTSTNCAGGATSWGTWLTCEETEDKAGKNGLLKDHGYVFEVDPYDRNANRDPHPIKAFGRYAHEAVVIDPKRGHAYLTEDASGPNGLLYRWVPPHGFRHGRGRLRTLADDAGVLQATKCFDSNGKFVDDLSRATKTGTVYGVDWVDVPDRDAKSVSVRKQFADGEVTRARKLEGMWWGDGGAYIVSSFARSESPVQHDGQVWFYDPKRRTLTLKVLLGVNADPSKDGAFDGPDNITVSPYGGLVISEDGDGIQHLFGATESGRTYPIARNELNIGSEEEPEYSEFTGVTFSPDGRTLYANIQTPGIMLAITGPWKRQPNRH
- a CDS encoding endonuclease/exonuclease/phosphatase family protein, whose product is MPAASSRTTAVSAVVTAALAAGLLTGAATTSASASTAQPVDGQVRIHDIQGSTRISPLAGQQVGDVAGIVTGVRTYGSKGFWFQDPNPDADTATSEGIFVYTGAAPTVAVGDAVTVSGTVTEYVPGGLDSGNQSLTQISKPTVAVVSSGNALPEPVRVSERSVPSRYAPEGDPAAGGSVNALTLRPSRYALDYYESIEGMNISVGTSRVVGATDAHAELWVTVKPRENDARRGGTVYGSYRSQNTGRLQIQSLVPLAQQPFPKADVGDVLSGTTEGPLDFNQYGGYTLTARTMGTVTAKGLRRETTRKQRGGELAVATYNVENLDPSDPQEKFDALAAAVVDNLASPDILALEEIQDNNGAKSDGTVAADLTVKKFTDAIVAAGGPAYEWRSIDPQDKKDGGEPGGNIRQVFLFNPERVSFTERAGGDATTATDVVREGGRAALTFSPGRIDPANTAWEKSRKPLVGEFSFRGRTVFVVANHFASKGGDESIFSEHQPPTRSSEVQRHAQGEAVNTFVKKLLSVQKNADVLVVGDINDFEFSGTAEALTAGGALYPAIKSLPRSERYSYVYQGNSQVLDQILTSPSIDDFHYDSVHINAEFADQNSDHDPQVLRFRP